One stretch of Rosistilla oblonga DNA includes these proteins:
- a CDS encoding DUF58 domain-containing protein: MSATPADKLHRIKVRLTRSGYHFGFVALFTIVGAVVRDLNLLAILAGLLIGTLVMQWRFSRGTLHGLTIARQLPVEVFAGDLFSIRYRIRNLRKMLPAWFLQLDERIHSESQRRETASGRAALAYIGSQDEQTAAFQCRIAQRGRYLLGPLRFSTEFPFGLTRASRLIDRREEFVVYPRLGRLRKGWRGWMLSDQTGLVASRRRAGVNEGDFYGLRDWQNGDSRRWIHWRTTARIGELAVRQFEQQQRQQIALLVDLYQEVPSDESLERLVGFAATLMNEVLRNPETQVAFAITDGLVISNRNCRGLEFRRRVMSSLAMASRRPGPLLHDKLRELVGVSDTNWPLVVASTRPMNHQVLDSQDSAATVAGRLDLRWLNLADESSQQIFMETAHED; the protein is encoded by the coding sequence TTGAGCGCAACGCCAGCAGACAAACTGCACCGCATCAAAGTGCGACTAACGCGCAGCGGCTACCACTTTGGCTTTGTTGCGTTGTTCACGATCGTCGGCGCTGTCGTTCGCGACCTGAACCTGCTGGCGATCCTGGCGGGACTGCTGATCGGCACACTGGTCATGCAGTGGCGGTTCTCGCGTGGTACTCTGCACGGCCTGACGATCGCGCGGCAATTACCGGTCGAGGTTTTTGCGGGCGATCTGTTTTCGATCCGCTATAGAATTCGCAATCTGCGAAAAATGCTGCCCGCTTGGTTCCTGCAGCTGGACGAACGGATCCACAGCGAATCGCAACGCCGCGAAACCGCTAGCGGCCGGGCGGCGCTGGCCTATATCGGCAGCCAGGACGAACAAACCGCGGCCTTCCAGTGTCGCATCGCCCAACGCGGCCGGTACCTTTTGGGGCCGTTGCGGTTTAGCACCGAGTTCCCCTTTGGCCTGACTCGCGCGTCGCGGCTGATCGATCGCCGCGAAGAGTTTGTCGTCTATCCGAGATTGGGCCGACTGAGAAAAGGTTGGCGAGGTTGGATGCTGTCGGACCAAACCGGATTGGTCGCATCGCGTCGCCGCGCCGGGGTCAACGAAGGCGATTTCTACGGGCTCCGCGATTGGCAAAATGGCGACAGCCGACGTTGGATCCACTGGCGAACCACGGCCCGGATCGGTGAACTGGCAGTCCGGCAGTTCGAGCAACAGCAGCGGCAACAGATCGCGTTGCTGGTCGATCTGTACCAGGAGGTTCCGTCGGACGAGAGCCTGGAGCGGTTGGTTGGGTTTGCCGCCACGCTGATGAACGAGGTGCTTCGCAATCCGGAGACTCAAGTTGCGTTTGCGATCACCGACGGGCTGGTGATCTCGAATCGAAACTGCCGCGGGCTCGAATTCCGGCGGCGGGTGATGAGCAGTTTGGCGATGGCATCGCGTCGCCCGGGACCGCTGCTGCACGACAAGCTGCGCGAATTAGTCGGTGTATCGGACACGAATTGGCCCCTGGTTGTTGCCAGCACGCGGCCGATGAACCACCAGGTGCTGGACTCCCAGGATTCCGCGGCGACGGTCGCGGGGCGATTGGATCTACGCTGGTTGAACTTGGCCGATGAATCGTCGCAACAGATCTTTATGGAGACCGCACATGAAGACTGA
- the cmk gene encoding (d)CMP kinase has protein sequence MVITIDGPAGAGKSSVARKLASRLGFHFLDTGAMYRTVTHVAMQKGVDLGDSAAVETLAAALEIRLENDRVWADGCDVSVSIRTPEVTRNIRYVADIASVRQILNHKQRSLVVSNDYVTEGRDQGTEVFPDATCKIFLTASPEERARRRQRQLLANGQEIAVEQLLAEQNLRDAQDQNRDVGRLVAADDAITVSTDGMDEAQVVDKLESLVRAKLPSDG, from the coding sequence ATGGTAATAACGATTGACGGCCCTGCGGGAGCGGGAAAAAGCAGCGTCGCGAGGAAGCTCGCGTCGCGACTCGGATTCCACTTTCTCGATACCGGCGCGATGTACCGCACCGTCACTCACGTCGCGATGCAGAAGGGAGTGGATCTAGGCGATTCGGCCGCGGTCGAAACTCTGGCCGCCGCGCTTGAGATCCGCCTGGAAAACGATCGGGTTTGGGCCGACGGGTGCGACGTCAGCGTGTCGATTCGCACTCCCGAGGTGACTCGCAACATTCGTTATGTCGCCGACATCGCCAGCGTCCGCCAGATCCTCAACCACAAACAGCGGTCGCTGGTCGTCAGCAACGACTACGTCACCGAGGGTCGCGACCAAGGGACCGAAGTCTTTCCCGATGCGACTTGCAAGATCTTCTTGACAGCGTCGCCCGAGGAGCGAGCGCGGCGACGCCAGCGTCAATTATTGGCAAACGGCCAAGAGATCGCTGTCGAGCAATTGCTGGCTGAACAAAATCTCCGCGACGCTCAGGATCAAAACCGCGATGTCGGCCGATTGGTAGCGGCTGACGATGCGATCACGGTTAGCACCGATGGAATGGACGAAGCACAAGTCGTCGACAAATTGGAATCTCTGGTCCGAGCCAAGCTTCCCAGCGACGGATAA
- a CDS encoding PIG-L family deacetylase: MNADLSQYPELDVIAVGAHPDDVEIACGGTLARLVDQGYRVGIIDLTDGEPTPNSAGPEVRLQEAQAAAAALGVQVRTILDLTNRRLFDCFESRVALATEFRKHRPKLVIGFGDKTPMASPDHWQAMQITDAAIFYSRLSKWDSHFGGFPVHTISRQLYFRLAVEPDHLSGCLSHLTVDISSTLQRKLDSVACYQTQFAHKPQIMQRITAAAQITGSAAGVEAGEVFASPKSIAVDDLFKTAVL, encoded by the coding sequence ATGAACGCTGATCTTTCTCAGTACCCCGAACTGGACGTGATCGCGGTGGGAGCGCATCCCGACGATGTCGAGATCGCTTGTGGTGGCACCTTGGCCCGCTTGGTCGATCAAGGCTACCGTGTCGGCATCATCGATCTGACCGATGGCGAACCGACGCCGAACTCGGCTGGCCCCGAAGTGCGATTGCAGGAGGCTCAAGCCGCCGCCGCAGCGCTAGGAGTCCAGGTGCGGACGATCCTCGATCTTACCAACCGCCGGCTGTTCGATTGCTTTGAGTCGCGCGTCGCGTTGGCGACCGAATTTCGCAAGCATCGCCCGAAGCTGGTGATCGGTTTTGGCGACAAGACGCCGATGGCATCTCCCGATCATTGGCAAGCGATGCAGATCACCGATGCAGCGATTTTCTACAGTCGATTGAGCAAATGGGACAGCCATTTTGGTGGATTCCCCGTTCACACGATCTCGCGTCAGCTCTATTTCCGCCTGGCGGTAGAACCGGATCATTTAAGCGGTTGCCTGTCGCATCTGACTGTCGATATCAGTAGCACGCTGCAGCGGAAGCTCGATTCGGTCGCCTGCTACCAAACCCAATTTGCCCATAAGCCGCAGATCATGCAACGCATCACCGCAGCGGCTCAGATCACCGGTTCTGCCGCCGGGGTCGAAGCGGGCGAGGTCTTTGCGTCTCCCAAATCGATTGCGGTCGACGATCTGTTTAAGACAGCTGTCTTATAG
- a CDS encoding YgiQ family radical SAM protein, producing the protein MKSLPILNGSPIRSDLLSGLPACGSTVADRPLPMTAKEAKQRGWDEIDIVFVSGDAYVDHPSFAMAILGRVLEAAGFRVGIVSQPDWQNCEDWRRFGRPRLFYAISAGNMDSMINHYTAGRKVRNDDAYSPGGKIGTRPDRATLSYCHRAREAYKGVPVIAGGVEASLRRLAHYDYWGDNVRKSILMDSKADLVAFGMGEDAIVEIARRLDQGETVKDLRDMRGIAYVTGASETPPEDAITLPSFADVTADKVAFAEATRIIHNETNPLNARRLIQYHGNQAVVVNPPPLAITQESMDRIYGLPYTRKPHPLYREPIPAFEMIKNSVTIMRGCFGGCTFCSITAHQGRVIQSRSQKSILGELKELGADPKFKGTVSDIGGPTANMYQMQCSRPEVEAVCRRQSCVHPKVCKLLGTDHGPLIQLMRDSRDIPGVKKVLVASGIRMDLARLSPTYIKELAEHHVGGLLKVAPEHSDPGVLNYMRKPSGDDFEAFTEQFNKSSKKAGKKQYLVPYYIASHPGSDLDAMIDLAVFLKRNGYRPDQVQDFIPAPLDVATTMYYTGLDPFTKKPVFTARKLRDRKMQRALMQFFKPANYFEVRRALQETGRHDLIGDGCDCLIPSKPPKEALIQRRKNANAAVKGEYVHTIPNANKSKKRNKKQSRNTTSKGYRPERKETKRP; encoded by the coding sequence ATGAAATCTCTGCCAATCCTCAACGGCTCGCCGATCCGTTCCGACCTGCTGTCCGGTCTCCCTGCATGCGGTTCGACCGTTGCCGATCGCCCCTTGCCGATGACGGCGAAGGAGGCGAAGCAGCGCGGCTGGGACGAAATCGACATCGTCTTTGTCTCCGGCGACGCTTACGTCGATCACCCCAGCTTTGCGATGGCGATCCTTGGTCGCGTCCTCGAAGCTGCTGGTTTCCGCGTTGGCATCGTCAGCCAGCCCGACTGGCAGAACTGCGAAGACTGGCGGCGGTTCGGTCGTCCGCGACTGTTTTATGCGATCAGTGCTGGCAACATGGACAGCATGATCAATCACTACACCGCCGGCCGCAAAGTCCGCAACGACGATGCCTACAGCCCCGGCGGCAAGATCGGTACGCGCCCCGATCGGGCGACGCTTTCCTATTGCCACCGTGCTCGCGAGGCCTACAAAGGTGTGCCGGTAATCGCCGGCGGCGTCGAAGCATCGCTGCGACGACTAGCGCACTACGACTACTGGGGCGACAACGTTCGCAAATCGATCCTGATGGATTCCAAAGCCGATCTGGTTGCGTTTGGAATGGGGGAGGATGCGATCGTCGAGATCGCTCGCCGCTTGGATCAAGGCGAAACGGTCAAGGATCTCCGGGACATGCGCGGGATCGCGTACGTCACCGGGGCTTCGGAAACGCCGCCTGAAGATGCGATCACGTTGCCCAGCTTTGCCGATGTCACAGCCGACAAAGTTGCCTTTGCCGAAGCGACGCGAATCATCCACAACGAAACCAATCCGCTCAACGCCAGGCGGTTGATTCAGTATCACGGTAACCAAGCGGTGGTCGTCAATCCGCCGCCGCTGGCGATCACGCAAGAATCAATGGATCGGATCTACGGGCTGCCTTACACGCGGAAGCCGCATCCTTTGTATCGCGAACCGATCCCTGCGTTCGAAATGATCAAGAACTCGGTCACGATCATGCGCGGCTGTTTCGGCGGCTGCACCTTCTGTTCGATCACCGCCCACCAGGGACGTGTGATTCAATCGCGCAGCCAAAAATCGATCCTCGGCGAACTGAAGGAACTCGGTGCCGACCCCAAGTTCAAGGGAACCGTCAGCGATATCGGTGGTCCGACGGCGAACATGTATCAGATGCAGTGTTCGCGCCCGGAAGTCGAAGCTGTCTGTCGACGGCAATCGTGCGTCCACCCCAAGGTCTGCAAACTGCTGGGGACCGACCATGGTCCGCTGATCCAGTTGATGCGAGATTCGCGAGACATCCCCGGCGTCAAGAAGGTCTTGGTTGCCAGCGGGATCCGAATGGACCTGGCGCGGTTGAGCCCAACGTACATCAAAGAACTAGCCGAACATCACGTCGGCGGCTTGCTGAAGGTCGCTCCGGAGCATTCCGATCCAGGCGTATTGAACTACATGCGAAAGCCGTCGGGAGACGATTTCGAAGCGTTCACCGAGCAGTTCAACAAGTCGAGCAAAAAGGCGGGCAAGAAGCAGTACTTGGTGCCGTATTACATCGCTAGCCATCCGGGCAGCGATCTCGACGCGATGATCGATCTAGCGGTCTTCCTGAAACGCAATGGATACCGGCCCGATCAGGTGCAGGACTTTATCCCCGCGCCATTGGACGTCGCCACAACAATGTATTACACCGGGCTCGATCCGTTTACAAAAAAGCCGGTCTTCACCGCGCGAAAGCTCCGCGATCGCAAGATGCAGCGGGCGCTGATGCAGTTCTTCAAACCGGCTAACTATTTTGAGGTCCGACGGGCACTACAGGAGACGGGACGGCACGATCTGATCGGCGACGGCTGCGACTGTCTGATCCCAAGCAAACCGCCGAAGGAAGCGTTGATCCAGCGTCGCAAAAACGCCAACGCCGCAGTGAAGGGGGAATATGTCCACACGATCCCCAACGCCAACAAGTCGAAAAAGCGGAACAAGAAGCAGAGCCGCAATACGACAAGCAAGGGATACCGTCCCGAGCGAAAAGAGACGAAACGACCCTAA
- the rpsI gene encoding 30S ribosomal protein S9: MVAVKKDKINGDALGTGRRKSSIARVRVRAGSGKVTINRKPLEAYFVNDQDREAIEQTLEACSAREAVDVLVRVHGGGTTGQAGAVRMGLARALVSFNEENFHTLRDGNFLTRDSRMKERKKPGLRGARRGVQFSKR; this comes from the coding sequence ATGGTTGCAGTAAAGAAAGACAAGATCAACGGCGATGCACTTGGAACAGGTCGCCGCAAGTCCTCGATCGCCCGCGTACGTGTGCGTGCTGGCAGCGGCAAGGTGACGATCAACCGCAAACCGCTCGAAGCTTATTTCGTGAACGATCAAGACCGCGAAGCGATCGAGCAGACTCTCGAAGCTTGCTCGGCTCGCGAAGCAGTCGACGTTTTGGTCCGCGTTCATGGTGGCGGCACGACCGGACAAGCTGGTGCAGTTCGCATGGGCTTGGCTCGTGCATTGGTCAGCTTCAACGAAGAGAATTTCCACACGCTCCGCGATGGCAACTTCCTGACGCGAGACTCGCGTATGAAGGAACGTAAGAAGCCAGGTCTGCGTGGTGCTCGTCGTGGCGTTCAGTTCTCGAAGCGTTAA
- the rplM gene encoding 50S ribosomal protein L13, protein MPSQRTYNAKPGEVEKSWYIVDATDQTLGRLASDIAVVLMGKHRPEYTPHIDVGDFVIVTNVESIKMTGRKMEQRHYTWYTGHPGLRLESYQGRQERKPEDLLYHAVRRMLPKNKIARHMLTKLKIYTGGEHPHQAQQPQPLTGAGKVIASSN, encoded by the coding sequence GTGCCCAGTCAGCGTACTTACAATGCAAAGCCCGGCGAAGTCGAAAAATCGTGGTACATCGTCGACGCGACCGATCAAACGCTCGGGCGGCTCGCCAGCGACATCGCCGTCGTTTTGATGGGCAAGCATCGCCCCGAATACACTCCACACATCGATGTTGGTGATTTCGTAATCGTAACCAACGTCGAAAGCATCAAGATGACCGGCCGGAAAATGGAACAACGCCATTATACCTGGTACACCGGACATCCCGGATTGCGTTTGGAAAGCTATCAAGGTCGTCAGGAGCGAAAGCCCGAAGATCTGCTTTACCACGCGGTTCGTCGTATGTTGCCGAAGAACAAGATCGCTCGCCACATGCTCACCAAGCTGAAGATCTACACCGGCGGCGAGCATCCGCATCAAGCACAGCAGCCGCAACCGTTGACGGGTGCTGGCAAGGTCATCGCTAGCTCCAACTGA
- a CDS encoding transglutaminase TgpA family protein has product MKTEALLKIHFVALTILGGCLLGGVSGTESLATIALAAGLFSLVFVDWLQIVYLPPSIAYILMGIASIYCVGGFWSGVDERQIAAVARLLVLVQAVLHLQKKSRRVFEQLSVFALLELIVAAVLNDALYFGMLLIPFSIVGLSTMVQLQSYVCQTMTSTASRSGQIEPEPFSFDVRNVKLSRVGLFVLGPAVLFFAATFFYALPRSSGNGLQSTAFGQGTTGYSESVRFEQMGRLLQNPQKVMRLELRNKESGRAYTLREPAYLRGQVLDGYHWDPVNDLGEWETVRRRDFVGNHRLPREYVEEEAERREKFDRVEATLRIEPSNTMAIFSIPPYFETEPFDSIRHWPRHWLLKRSGNEARHQRMEYSFLTHAFSRGQQTQWLRYVDLTSERHYSSTIGAWERQMLLQIDRKRLPNLIDAADRVADDLRANSKGITEIAAGLETYLGQNPEFTYSLDLSDQRPRNVDPMDYFISTKKSGHCQYYAGALTLMLRSQGIPARLVVGYKTDEFNSFGEYYIVRQLHAHAWVEAYIDRDQLPAGVDLYGQAPGGGVWMRLDPTPALGEEQGSGRMSHMMDFAQILWDDYVLDMSNQRQQGTLQDLGQGVGEISAYSAYFEQIDQWVQRLKAGELGEGAVAIHEIFSWRVTVVSVFVCLGAVLVWRNSYRASNLFSLRRTNNETAGLSGVAFFDQMCFLLSRMGLYRKRFQTPREFARVAQTELSCDDQQAADLHRIVTRLYEQRFGSSQELDAAQQQELDQALRRIESMLR; this is encoded by the coding sequence ATGAAGACTGAAGCTTTGTTGAAGATTCATTTTGTCGCTCTGACAATCCTCGGTGGCTGCCTGCTGGGCGGCGTCTCGGGGACCGAGAGCTTGGCGACGATCGCGTTGGCCGCGGGGCTGTTCTCGCTGGTCTTCGTCGACTGGTTGCAGATCGTCTACCTGCCTCCGTCGATCGCGTACATCCTGATGGGCATCGCCAGCATCTATTGCGTCGGCGGGTTCTGGAGCGGCGTCGATGAGCGGCAGATCGCGGCGGTGGCTCGATTGTTGGTGCTGGTCCAGGCGGTGCTGCACTTGCAGAAGAAGAGCCGCCGCGTGTTTGAGCAGCTGAGCGTGTTTGCGCTGCTGGAACTGATTGTCGCCGCCGTCCTCAACGACGCGCTCTACTTTGGAATGCTGTTGATCCCATTTTCGATCGTCGGACTCAGCACGATGGTTCAACTGCAGTCGTATGTTTGCCAGACGATGACCAGCACTGCCAGTCGCAGCGGGCAGATCGAACCCGAACCGTTTTCGTTTGATGTTCGCAACGTCAAGTTGTCGCGAGTCGGCTTGTTTGTGCTAGGGCCTGCGGTGCTGTTTTTTGCAGCGACGTTCTTCTATGCATTGCCTCGTTCCAGCGGCAACGGGCTGCAGTCGACGGCGTTTGGCCAAGGGACAACCGGGTACAGTGAGAGCGTACGATTTGAACAGATGGGCAGGTTGCTGCAGAACCCACAAAAAGTGATGCGGCTGGAATTGCGGAACAAAGAGTCGGGGCGTGCCTACACGCTCCGCGAGCCGGCTTATCTGCGCGGCCAAGTGCTGGACGGTTATCACTGGGATCCGGTCAACGACCTTGGCGAATGGGAGACCGTGCGGCGTCGCGACTTTGTCGGCAACCATCGTCTGCCGCGCGAATACGTCGAAGAGGAGGCGGAGCGGCGGGAGAAATTCGATCGCGTCGAAGCCACGCTGCGGATCGAACCCTCCAACACGATGGCGATCTTTTCGATCCCACCCTACTTTGAAACCGAGCCGTTTGATTCGATTCGGCACTGGCCTCGGCATTGGCTGCTGAAACGCAGCGGCAACGAAGCGCGGCACCAGCGAATGGAGTACTCCTTTCTCACGCATGCGTTTTCTCGCGGCCAGCAGACGCAGTGGCTGCGGTACGTCGACTTGACCAGCGAACGACACTACTCCAGCACGATCGGTGCTTGGGAGCGACAGATGCTGTTGCAGATCGATCGCAAACGGCTGCCGAATTTGATCGACGCCGCCGATCGCGTCGCCGACGACTTGCGAGCCAATTCGAAAGGGATCACCGAAATCGCAGCGGGTCTGGAAACCTACCTCGGGCAAAATCCGGAGTTCACGTATTCGTTGGACCTCAGCGACCAGCGGCCTCGAAACGTCGACCCGATGGACTATTTCATCTCGACAAAAAAGAGTGGCCACTGCCAATATTACGCCGGTGCGTTGACGCTGATGCTACGCAGCCAAGGGATCCCCGCTCGCTTGGTCGTCGGCTACAAGACCGACGAATTCAACAGTTTTGGCGAGTATTACATCGTGCGGCAACTGCACGCCCACGCCTGGGTGGAAGCTTATATCGACCGGGATCAATTGCCGGCGGGGGTCGACTTGTACGGGCAGGCACCGGGCGGCGGCGTCTGGATGCGTCTCGACCCAACGCCCGCGCTCGGGGAGGAACAAGGATCGGGCAGGATGTCGCACATGATGGATTTTGCCCAGATCTTGTGGGACGACTACGTCCTCGATATGAGCAATCAACGCCAACAGGGAACGCTGCAGGATCTGGGGCAGGGCGTTGGCGAAATCTCCGCATACAGCGCCTACTTCGAACAGATCGATCAGTGGGTGCAGCGGTTGAAGGCGGGCGAACTGGGAGAAGGAGCCGTCGCGATCCACGAGATCTTCTCGTGGCGAGTGACCGTCGTCAGCGTGTTTGTCTGCCTGGGAGCTGTCTTGGTTTGGCGAAACAGCTATCGCGCGTCGAACCTGTTCTCGCTTCGCAGAACCAACAACGAAACGGCTGGGCTTTCGGGAGTCGCCTTTTTCGACCAGATGTGTTTCCTGTTATCGAGAATGGGGCTGTATCGCAAGCGTTTCCAAACGCCGCGTGAATTTGCCCGCGTTGCTCAAACCGAACTAAGTTGCGATGATCAGCAAGCTGCCGATTTGCATCGGATCGTCACGCGGCTCTACGAACAGCGGTTTGGATCGTCGCAAGAACTCGACGCAGCCCAACAACAAGAACTCGATCAAGCGTTGCGTCGAATCGAATCGATGCTTCGGTAA
- a CDS encoding ABC transporter permease, whose product MEASMQGETSAALELHELQVRAGSRTLLEPTSTTLPAGKITVVVGGSGAGKSVVLRILAGLIPRHDAAIQWSGSITGSQGKPLRRVGIVFQQFALFDELSPLMNVQFAIDHRRDRSKPPEQSAQQWLDELRVPTRTPVAALSGGQKQRLAIARTLAADPEVVLYDEPTSGLDAASGRQVASLIRRTQQTHGRTSVVVTHDYETLLPIADHVLLLDSERRQLVAVDPSDWKSIPERMQPVATEPPTATEPPRLQSLLDISRRGAFDFLDASGAAIVAAVRLPWDAIPRLPRVQWGLRFLTHYLNLVAGPSAWIYLIMAGLIVGFAGTHFTFRYLPFSVYTKPLLIEDLLAAIGFALYRILVPVMATILIAARCGAAVAADVGVKRYGSQVDALQTLGVRPTAYLLVPIIAAFVIGTPLLEWVGFQTAQWISMLTFAINHPQINASFWQVHFHSQLHSESGWFATGAQWVLLKNVACGIGIAAIAYYRGMRPKQSAGDVSDSITATVLWTTLFVLLVHFVVAFLEF is encoded by the coding sequence ATGGAAGCGAGCATGCAGGGCGAGACCTCCGCGGCATTGGAATTGCACGAATTGCAGGTGCGAGCCGGATCGCGGACGCTGCTTGAACCGACCTCCACCACGCTTCCAGCGGGCAAGATCACTGTCGTCGTCGGCGGCAGCGGTGCTGGCAAATCGGTGGTGCTGCGAATCTTGGCGGGGCTGATTCCTCGTCACGATGCCGCGATCCAATGGTCGGGTTCGATCACCGGCAGCCAGGGCAAACCGCTGCGCCGGGTGGGAATCGTTTTTCAGCAGTTCGCGCTGTTCGATGAACTCTCACCTTTAATGAACGTTCAATTTGCTATCGACCACCGCCGCGACCGCTCCAAGCCGCCGGAACAATCGGCGCAACAATGGTTGGACGAACTCCGCGTCCCCACGCGGACGCCGGTTGCCGCGCTCAGCGGCGGCCAGAAACAACGCTTAGCAATCGCTCGCACTCTGGCGGCAGATCCCGAAGTCGTGCTGTACGACGAACCGACATCGGGGCTCGACGCAGCCAGCGGTCGACAGGTCGCGTCGCTGATCCGGCGGACGCAACAGACGCACGGCCGAACCAGCGTCGTCGTCACTCACGATTACGAGACGCTGTTGCCGATCGCCGACCACGTGCTGTTGTTGGATTCGGAGCGGCGGCAATTGGTAGCTGTCGATCCGAGCGATTGGAAATCGATCCCCGAGCGGATGCAGCCGGTTGCGACCGAACCGCCAACCGCCACCGAACCGCCGCGGTTGCAATCGTTGCTCGACATCAGCCGCCGCGGGGCGTTTGATTTTTTGGACGCCAGTGGAGCGGCGATCGTTGCGGCGGTGCGGCTGCCCTGGGATGCGATCCCACGGTTGCCGCGAGTGCAATGGGGCTTGCGATTCTTGACGCACTACCTGAACCTAGTCGCTGGTCCTTCGGCCTGGATCTATTTGATCATGGCAGGTTTGATCGTCGGCTTTGCCGGTACCCATTTTACCTTTCGTTATTTACCCTTCTCGGTCTACACCAAACCGCTGTTGATCGAGGATCTGCTGGCGGCGATCGGGTTTGCGTTATATCGGATCTTGGTCCCCGTGATGGCGACGATTTTGATCGCCGCGCGGTGCGGCGCGGCGGTTGCCGCCGACGTCGGTGTCAAGCGATACGGATCGCAAGTCGATGCGTTGCAGACGTTAGGTGTTCGCCCGACGGCGTACCTTTTGGTTCCGATCATCGCCGCGTTTGTGATCGGCACTCCGCTGTTGGAATGGGTCGGCTTTCAAACCGCTCAATGGATCAGCATGTTGACCTTCGCGATCAACCACCCTCAGATTAACGCTTCGTTTTGGCAGGTCCATTTCCACTCGCAACTGCACAGCGAAAGCGGCTGGTTCGCCACGGGAGCTCAATGGGTGCTGTTGAAGAACGTCGCGTGCGGGATCGGCATCGCCGCGATCGCCTATTATCGCGGGATGCGTCCCAAGCAGAGTGCCGGTGACGTCAGCGATTCGATCACCGCGACTGTCTTGTGGACGACATTGTTCGTATTATTAGTTCACTTCGTTGTGGCGTTCTTGGAATTCTGA